A part of Variovorax sp. HW608 genomic DNA contains:
- a CDS encoding enoyl-CoA hydratase/isomerase family protein, with the protein MTTTTMEKPRVASTLRVEEQAPGVVRVTIDRAEKHNALARPVLAELGDAIRSAGERSDLRFILLTGAGERYFAAGGDLKDLASVRDVQATEAMMDEAGAALDAIRRCPVPVIAHLNGDAIGGGAELALACDMRLQASHARIGFIQAKLAITSAWGGGPDLFRLVGPARALRMMARCELVDAVLALSWGLADAVIDQGLDGSDMADFLRPLLTCPPQVLRGIKAQAIAARAGDGWNAQRLVERDHLVRTWLHEDHWTASEKLLSKSTR; encoded by the coding sequence ATGACGACGACAACCATGGAGAAACCCCGCGTCGCAAGCACTCTGCGCGTGGAAGAACAGGCACCCGGCGTGGTTCGCGTGACCATCGACCGGGCCGAAAAACACAACGCGCTTGCGCGACCCGTGTTGGCCGAGCTGGGTGATGCGATCCGGTCGGCCGGCGAACGGAGCGACCTCAGATTCATCCTTCTGACCGGCGCTGGTGAACGCTACTTCGCGGCCGGCGGCGACCTGAAGGATCTCGCGAGCGTTCGCGATGTCCAGGCCACCGAGGCGATGATGGACGAGGCCGGTGCTGCACTCGATGCGATCCGCCGCTGTCCGGTGCCCGTCATCGCCCACCTCAACGGTGACGCGATCGGCGGTGGCGCCGAGCTGGCGCTGGCCTGCGACATGCGGCTGCAGGCCTCGCATGCGCGCATCGGCTTCATCCAGGCCAAGCTGGCGATCACCTCTGCATGGGGCGGTGGCCCGGACCTCTTCCGCCTCGTCGGGCCCGCGCGCGCGCTTCGCATGATGGCGCGATGCGAGCTGGTTGATGCGGTGCTTGCGCTGTCGTGGGGCTTGGCCGATGCAGTCATCGACCAGGGCCTGGACGGCTCTGACATGGCCGACTTCCTTCGGCCACTCTTGACGTGTCCGCCGCAGGTTCTCCGCGGCATCAAGGCCCAGGCCATCGCGGCGCGTGCGGGCGATGGATGGAACGCCCAGCGCCTCGTCGAAAGGGACCATCTCGTGCGCACCTGGCTGCACGAGGACCACTGGACCGCTTCCGAAAAACTGCTGTCGAAGAGCACACGATGA
- a CDS encoding IclR family transcriptional regulator, protein MQARAGGSAAAVTAVERVLDILEVFHRHQKPLSLTDLAEAAGIPKSSCHAIVGTLTARGYLYSLTRPRALYPTRRFFDVTREIHEHDPFMDRVVPLLERLRDASRETIILGKRQGNAVIYLQVIEGPHAIRYTAKPGEFKPLHSSSIGKALLGSLKEAELRQQVAGLQLPAITGSTLTTPDDLANDVLDGRRRGYFVTRGENVVDVWAVASSLTLNAETLAIAIAGPRHRMESSVLECAQLLLATTSFIERQWMRS, encoded by the coding sequence GTGCAGGCGCGAGCAGGCGGGTCGGCAGCGGCAGTCACCGCCGTGGAGCGCGTGCTCGACATCCTGGAGGTTTTCCACCGGCACCAGAAGCCGCTGTCGCTGACCGACCTTGCCGAGGCCGCCGGCATTCCCAAGAGCAGTTGCCACGCGATCGTCGGCACGCTGACGGCGCGCGGCTATCTCTACTCGCTCACGCGCCCGCGCGCGCTCTATCCGACGCGGCGCTTCTTCGATGTGACGCGCGAGATCCATGAGCACGACCCGTTCATGGATCGCGTCGTCCCGCTGCTGGAGCGCCTGCGCGATGCATCGCGCGAGACCATCATCCTTGGCAAGCGCCAGGGCAACGCGGTGATCTACCTGCAGGTCATCGAAGGTCCGCATGCCATCCGCTACACGGCGAAGCCGGGCGAATTCAAGCCGCTGCATTCGAGCTCGATCGGCAAGGCATTGCTCGGCAGCCTGAAGGAGGCGGAGTTGCGCCAACAGGTGGCGGGCCTGCAGCTGCCGGCCATCACCGGGAGCACGCTGACCACGCCCGATGATCTGGCGAATGACGTTCTCGACGGTCGCCGTCGAGGCTATTTCGTCACGCGCGGCGAGAACGTGGTCGACGTGTGGGCTGTGGCGTCGTCGCTGACGCTCAACGCCGAGACGCTCGCCATTGCCATTGCAGGGCCGCGCCACCGCATGGAAAGCAGCGTGCTGGAGTGCGCCCAGCTGCTGCTCGCCACGACGAGCTTCATCGAGCGCCAGTGGATGCGGTCCTGA
- a CDS encoding 4-carboxy-4-hydroxy-2-oxoadipate aldolase/oxaloacetate decarboxylase yields MSSKVYLKVRRVAQDLVERAREVSVADIHEAMGPQGRSALMGARMRPIREGQPKIAGPAVTAQCWPGDNLMMHRALYLAQPGDVLVVVCQAELSGAQWGDMAGRYAKQKGLAGVVVQGCVRDVDQLREIGLPVWSTHIWPIHPDKSGHGLVNAPVVCEGALVRPGDLIVADSDAVVCVPRDGAAGVLDAAQARMHKEDAGAERVRAGTSVWELSGAAESYARLAGVEEIDAAFDDGALAAR; encoded by the coding sequence ATGAGTTCAAAGGTCTATCTGAAGGTGCGCCGTGTCGCGCAGGACTTGGTCGAGCGCGCGCGTGAAGTCTCCGTCGCCGACATCCACGAGGCGATGGGGCCTCAGGGGCGAAGCGCCCTCATGGGTGCGCGCATGCGGCCTATCCGCGAAGGCCAGCCCAAGATCGCGGGCCCTGCCGTGACCGCGCAATGCTGGCCCGGGGACAACCTCATGATGCATCGCGCCCTCTATCTGGCCCAGCCGGGCGATGTGCTCGTGGTCGTCTGCCAGGCGGAACTCTCGGGCGCGCAGTGGGGTGACATGGCCGGGCGCTACGCAAAGCAGAAGGGACTTGCGGGCGTGGTCGTGCAAGGTTGCGTGCGCGATGTGGACCAGTTGCGGGAGATCGGCCTGCCGGTGTGGTCCACGCACATCTGGCCCATCCATCCCGACAAGTCGGGTCACGGTCTCGTGAATGCGCCGGTGGTGTGCGAAGGCGCGTTGGTCCGGCCGGGCGACCTGATCGTGGCCGACAGCGATGCAGTGGTCTGCGTGCCGCGCGACGGCGCAGCGGGCGTGCTCGACGCCGCGCAGGCGCGCATGCACAAGGAAGACGCAGGCGCGGAAAGGGTTCGCGCGGGCACGTCGGTGTGGGAGCTCAGCGGTGCGGCCGAGAGCTATGCCCGTCTCGCCGGCGTAGAGGAGATCGATGCCGCCTTTGACGATGGTGCCCTCGCTGCGCGCTAG
- a CDS encoding TauD/TfdA dioxygenase family protein, which produces MSIQTTPLHSDYAVEVHASIMDIVDDLDAIAEIKAIWHRSPVMIFRRQSLDEAELVRFTERFGLCETSGRKDIQSPYHEQIIYFSTLKYSDGRFVGGFAGGEDVDWHSDQTFQVRPATGALLYGTEVPRDGGDIYWSNQYGAWDLLPEDVRRLIDGRVGVYRYAKRYAMLNATELRDKAKANAMLSLPDARHPVVLTHPRTGRKALYADQTTLIEIEGLSKEENERVLPILFATGGDPSLVYRHKVHNGDVMIWDNGCTLHRRDVMSIDQPRLMKRTTFRLSPSEHCVPHA; this is translated from the coding sequence ATGAGCATTCAGACTACGCCACTGCATTCAGACTATGCCGTCGAGGTGCATGCCTCGATCATGGACATCGTCGACGACCTGGACGCGATCGCGGAGATCAAGGCGATCTGGCATCGATCGCCGGTCATGATCTTCCGGCGGCAGTCGCTGGACGAGGCCGAACTTGTGCGCTTCACCGAGCGCTTCGGCCTGTGCGAGACCAGCGGCCGCAAGGACATTCAGTCGCCGTATCACGAGCAGATCATCTACTTCAGCACGCTCAAGTACTCGGATGGCCGCTTCGTCGGCGGGTTCGCCGGCGGGGAGGACGTCGACTGGCACTCGGACCAGACTTTCCAGGTACGGCCGGCGACCGGCGCACTGCTCTACGGCACGGAAGTGCCGCGCGACGGTGGTGACATCTACTGGTCCAATCAGTACGGCGCGTGGGACCTGCTGCCCGAGGACGTCCGCCGTCTGATCGACGGCCGTGTCGGCGTCTACCGCTATGCCAAGCGCTACGCGATGCTCAATGCGACCGAACTTCGCGACAAGGCGAAGGCCAATGCGATGCTGAGCCTGCCCGATGCCCGTCACCCCGTGGTCCTGACACATCCGCGCACCGGTCGCAAGGCGCTCTATGCCGACCAGACGACGCTGATCGAGATCGAGGGCCTGTCGAAGGAGGAGAACGAACGCGTTCTGCCGATCCTGTTCGCGACCGGTGGAGATCCCTCGCTGGTCTATCGGCACAAGGTCCACAACGGCGACGTGATGATTTGGGACAACGGATGCACGCTCCACCGGCGCGATGTGATGAGCATCGACCAGCCGCGCCTGATGAAGCGGACCACCTTCCGTCTCTCGCCCAGCGAGCATTGCGTTCCGCACGCGTGA
- a CDS encoding Bug family tripartite tricarboxylate transporter substrate binding protein — protein MTSIFRRRMLALLAAFALAPRVAPPAHAEGAAAWPSRPVKIIVAYPAGQSTDIATRYFAEKLTHAFGQTFFVENRVGASGNIGTAFAARATPDGYTLLMGASGTHAMNPALYANPGFDAEKDFDPIALTALIPFAISTSSNASVSSMSELIAMAKSKPDKVDAALPSVTAQLVFEMLRQRDVPLYAINFKGSGEAMAAVLGGHVQVLIDTVAATRTQMPRIRPLAVTTATPVVSMPGVKTTAEQGLPNFTIAAWNVLMVPRGVPAEIQSRLAAEMRKILDLPETQKALADLGFERAPSLAGNELASWLREERRNYASVIQAAHMRAE, from the coding sequence ATGACGTCCATCTTCCGCCGTCGCATGCTTGCCTTGCTGGCGGCCTTTGCCCTTGCGCCCCGGGTCGCGCCGCCCGCGCACGCCGAGGGAGCCGCGGCTTGGCCAAGCCGGCCGGTCAAGATCATCGTGGCCTACCCGGCGGGGCAGAGCACCGACATCGCGACGCGCTACTTCGCAGAGAAGCTGACGCACGCCTTCGGCCAGACCTTCTTCGTCGAGAACCGGGTCGGTGCCTCCGGCAATATCGGCACCGCCTTCGCGGCGCGCGCGACGCCCGACGGTTACACGCTGCTGATGGGCGCCTCGGGCACGCACGCGATGAATCCGGCGCTCTACGCCAACCCGGGCTTCGATGCCGAGAAGGACTTCGACCCCATTGCACTGACCGCGTTGATTCCGTTCGCGATCTCCACATCGTCGAACGCTTCGGTCAGTTCGATGAGCGAGTTGATCGCCATGGCGAAAAGCAAACCGGACAAGGTGGACGCCGCGCTTCCGAGCGTGACGGCCCAGCTCGTGTTCGAGATGCTGCGCCAGCGCGACGTGCCGTTGTATGCCATCAACTTCAAGGGCTCGGGTGAGGCGATGGCCGCTGTCCTGGGAGGGCACGTGCAAGTGCTGATCGATACCGTGGCAGCCACACGCACCCAGATGCCTCGAATCAGGCCACTGGCGGTGACCACCGCGACGCCGGTGGTGTCGATGCCGGGGGTGAAGACGACCGCCGAGCAGGGCCTGCCCAACTTCACCATCGCCGCCTGGAACGTCCTGATGGTTCCGCGCGGCGTGCCTGCCGAGATCCAGAGCCGGCTGGCGGCCGAGATGCGCAAGATCCTCGATCTGCCGGAGACCCAGAAGGCGCTCGCGGACCTGGGCTTCGAACGTGCGCCGAGCCTTGCGGGGAATGAACTCGCGAGCTGGCTGCGCGAAGAGCGCCGCAACTATGCCTCGGTCATCCAGGCAGCGCACATGCGCGCCGAATAG
- a CDS encoding alpha-hydroxy acid oxidase — translation MLKAGPSPDRRRGLRLWRSSIRHTMNIQSAVNLEDLRRLARRKLPRIAFDFIDGGSDDELCLHRNREAFERHRLVPRYLRDVTRRDQSVALFGRTYASPIGISPTGLAGLFRPDADLMLAEAAREANVPFLLSSAANAALEDAIRVAPEHVWFQMYCTSDERINADLVERARKAKIGVLVVSVDVPVNSNRERNRRNGFSRPFRMTTGVALEALGHPAWVLRYLRTGGIPMMRNWKPYAREGATAGEVADMYGTLTPAPMVTWAHLKRIRSAWSGPLVVKGLLHPDDAREAAQLGADGIVISNHGGRQLDAAPAPLEMLPEIRAAVGKDVQLILDSGVRRGSDVVIARCLGAQSAIFGRPTLFGVAAGGRAGASRALQIMRNEIDMVMAQIGCASLSDLGPGYLMSQQPGPAIGSSTDETTLPRKSQPATV, via the coding sequence CTGGAAGACTTGCGACGCCTCGCGCGCCGAAAGCTTCCGCGCATTGCCTTCGACTTCATCGACGGCGGCTCCGACGACGAACTCTGCCTGCACCGCAATCGTGAGGCCTTCGAACGTCATCGCCTGGTGCCGCGCTATCTGCGCGACGTGACACGGCGCGACCAGTCGGTCGCGCTCTTCGGGCGAACCTACGCGAGCCCGATCGGCATCTCGCCCACGGGCCTCGCGGGACTGTTCCGCCCGGACGCGGACCTGATGCTTGCCGAGGCGGCGCGCGAGGCGAACGTGCCCTTCCTGTTGTCGAGCGCGGCCAACGCTGCGCTCGAAGACGCTATCCGCGTCGCGCCGGAGCATGTGTGGTTCCAGATGTACTGCACGAGCGACGAGCGCATCAACGCGGATCTGGTGGAGCGTGCGCGCAAGGCGAAGATCGGCGTGCTCGTGGTGTCGGTGGACGTTCCGGTCAACTCGAACCGCGAGCGCAACCGCCGCAACGGCTTCTCGCGTCCCTTCCGGATGACGACCGGCGTCGCCCTTGAAGCGCTGGGGCATCCGGCGTGGGTGTTGCGCTATCTGCGCACGGGCGGGATTCCGATGATGCGCAACTGGAAGCCCTATGCGCGCGAGGGCGCCACGGCAGGCGAAGTCGCCGACATGTACGGCACGCTGACGCCGGCGCCGATGGTGACCTGGGCGCACCTGAAGCGTATCCGCAGCGCCTGGTCCGGACCGCTTGTTGTCAAGGGGCTGCTTCATCCGGACGATGCGCGAGAGGCGGCGCAACTCGGCGCGGACGGCATCGTGATCTCCAACCACGGCGGACGCCAGCTCGACGCCGCGCCCGCACCGCTCGAAATGCTGCCCGAGATCCGCGCCGCCGTCGGCAAGGACGTGCAGCTCATCCTCGACAGCGGCGTGCGCCGTGGATCGGATGTCGTGATCGCCCGCTGCCTCGGAGCGCAGTCGGCGATCTTCGGCAGGCCCACGCTGTTCGGGGTCGCCGCGGGCGGACGGGCCGGCGCAAGCCGCGCGCTGCAGATCATGCGCAACGAGATCGACATGGTCATGGCGCAGATCGGTTGCGCATCGCTCTCCGATCTCGGGCCGGGGTATCTCATGTCGCAGCAGCCCGGTCCTGCGATCGGAAGTTCAACGGATGAAACAACGCTGCCGCGGAAGTCGCAACCGGCGACGGTCTGA